The region TCTCCTGAGAGTCATGAGCAACACGGGGGAGATTTTCACCACCTCCAACCGCATCGACCGTGAGAAACTTTGCCCCGGCCCCTCGAACGAGGACAGCGAGTGTTCATTCGAGATCGAAGTTGTCATACTGCCCAACGACTTCTTCAGACTAATCAAAATCAAGATCATTGTGAAGGACATGAACGACAACGCACCCATGTTCCCCTCCCCCGTCATCAACATCTCCATTCCGGAAAACACCCTCATCAACAGTCGCTTTGCCGTGCCGTCCGCCACCGACCCGGACACGGGACCCAACAGCGTCCACAAGTATGAGCTGGTCAACGGCCAGAGCTCCTTCGGCCTGGACATCGTGGAGACGCCCGAGGGGGAGAAGTGGCCTCAGCTGGTGGTGCAGCAGAACCTGGACAGGGAGCTGAAGGACACGTACGTGATGAAGATCAAAGTGGAGGATGGGGGACACCCTCAGAAGTCCAGCACAGCTATCCTGCAGGTGACGGTGACCGACGTCAATGACAACAAGCCCGTTTTTAAGGAGAGCCAGATGGAGGTTCACATTCCGGAAAGTTCTCCCGTCGGGACGTCCGTCGTGCAGCTGCAGGCTACGGATGCGGATGTCGGCTCCAACGCAGAGATCAAGTACATGTTTGGCACCCAGGTGTCGCCGGGCACCAGGAGACTTTTTGCACTGAACGCAACCACCGGCCTCATAACGGTACAGCGTCCGCTGGACAGAGAAGAGACTGCCATTCACAAACTGTCTGTTTTAGCAAGTGATGGAAGTTCCAGTCCGGCAAGAGCCACTGTGACGATAAACGTAACGGACGTGAACGATAACGCCCCGAACATAGACCTACGCTACATCATCAGCCCCACCAATGGCACAGTCATGCTGTCCGAAAAAGACCCAATCAACACCAAGATCGCCCTGATCACTGTGTCGGATAAGGACACCGATGTCAACGGTAAAGTGATTTGCTTCATTGAGAAAGACGTGCCGTTTCACCTCAAAGCAGTTTATGACAACCAGTATTTATTAGAGACCTCAGCCTTGCTGGATTACGAAGGCACCAAAGAGTACATCTTCAAAATCGTGGCGTCCGACTCCGGGAAACCCAGCTTGAACCAGACGGCTCTGGTCAGGGTGAAGCTAGAGGACGAGAACGACAATCCGCCCGTGTTCAGCCAGCCGGTGATTGAGCTGGCCGTCATGGAGAACAACCAGCGAGACCTCTTTCTCACCACCATCAGCGCCACGGACGACGATAGCGGCAGGAACGCGGAGATTGTCTACCAGCTCGGACCCAACGCCTCCTTCTTCGACCTTGACCGCAAAACCGGCGTGCTGACGGCGTCCAGGGTGTTCgacagagaggagcaggagcgCTTCCTCTTCACCGTGACAGCTAGAGACAACGGCACGCGTGCGCTGCAGAGTCAGGCGGCCGTGATCGTCACCATTCTGGATGAGAATGACAACAGCCCTAAATTCACACATAACCACTTTCAGTTCTTCGTGTCAGAAAACCTGCCCAAGTACAGCACAGTAGGAGTAATCACAGTGACAGACGCAGACGCCGGGGAGAACGCCGTggtgtctctctccatcctcaaTGATAATGAGAACTTCATCCTCGATCCGTTCTCCGGGGTCATAAAGTCCAACGTTTCCTTCGACCGGGAGCAGCAGAGCTCCTTCACGTTCGACGTCCGGGCTGTGGACAACGGTCGTCCCCCATGCTCGTCCGCTGCCAAAGTGACCATCAACGTGATCGATGTCAATGACAATCCCCCCGTGGTCATCTACCCTCCATCCAACACGTCCTTCAAGCTGGTGCCCCTGTTTTCCATTCCTGGATCAGTGGTCGCCGAGGTTTTCGCAGTGGATGGAGACACAGGAATGAACGCGGAACTGAAGTACACCATCGTCAGCGGCAACAACAGGGGTCTATTCAGGATTGATCCAGTGACCGGAAACATCACCTTAGAGGAGAAACCCACAGTGGCTGACATTGGCCTCCATCGGCTGGTGGTAAATATTAGTGACCTCGGCTACCCCAAGTCCCTGCACACACTGGTTCTGGTTTTCCTATATGTCAACGACACGGTAGGGAATTCCTCCTACATCTATGACCTCATCCGTCGCACGATGGAGACACCGCTAGACAGAAACATAGGTGACAGCAGCGAAACATACCAGAGCGTGGATAATCTCAGGACCATTATTGCCATAGTAACGGGCGCCATGGTGGTGATCGTGGTGATATTCATCACGGTTCTGGTGCGCTGTCGTCACGTGTCCCAATTCAAGACTGCTCAGAGGAAGAAGCAGGGCACAGAGTGGATGTCCCCCAACCAGGAGGCCAagcagaacaaaaagaaaaaacgcAAGAAAAGGAAGTCGCCCAAAAGCTCCCTGCTTAACTTTGTCACCATTGAAGAGACCAAACACGACGACCCTGCCCATGAACCCATCAACGGAACCATCAGCCTTCCTGCAGAGCTGGAGGACCCTGGGATTGGCCGCTTTGACTGGAATGCCACGCCCACCAGCACCTTCAAACCCAGCAGTCCCGACCTGGCCCGACATTACAAATCCGCCTCTCCGCAGTCGGCCTTCCACCTTAAGGCCGACACGCCGGTGTCCGCGAAAAAGCATCACGCCATCCAGGAGCTGCCACTGGACAATACCTTCGTGGGAGGCTGTGACACGCTGTCCAAACGCTCCTCCACCAGCTCAGACCACTTCAGCGCCTCCGAGTGCAGCTCCCAAGGTGGCTTCAAGACCAAGGGGAGCTCCCTGCACACCAGACAGGTAAAGGAACACATTTACTGGTCTATTAGCTCGGCGTATAACTACAGCGCTCAGCACTGACGCGCCAGAGTCACGCCCCTGAGAAAAGcccaataaataaacataaacacagtaaaGTCTCCCACCCATAGAGGTGCCCATCCATGTTTataccacaaaacaaaacagtttgcAATTTGCATAGAAATAATGACTCCCAACCTAAGACGTGATCTGCTGAtctcatgtgcatgtgtctgtggtttttgtttgtttgtttgtttttttccttttttatttatacacatctaattaaaaataatgatgtaTAAAACATTGATAATGTAGTTTTTCTGGAGTCACTAGAAACACGGCTTAGCTTTCCAAAGAGGCCGGATGGTGAAGTTTGTTCTGCAGTTATTGTGTAAATGTACAATGCCTTCAGAATTtgtgaaagaaacatttttttcatgccTGTCTACTTCGATCACCACTTTACCATTGTGGCATCCAAACACAAAGACGAAGAAAAACCCCCACTCATCTTCCTCTAAGCAGCGtcacacaaaaaataacatgtttGAGTAATCGCTGTGGCTGTGTTGCATCGCCCAGCTCCCCGAGTAAACGTGGGACACTTGCTTCCTAAATGTCTCGAGATtgcagtgttttgcatttaCAAACACCAGCACAGCTGGAATTAACAACATGgcacaagcagagagagagaggaagta is a window of Electrophorus electricus isolate fEleEle1 chromosome 3, fEleEle1.pri, whole genome shotgun sequence DNA encoding:
- the LOC113568835 gene encoding protocadherin-9, coding for MDLRDFYLLATLVACLWLDPAIAQELIYPIREELQENVLIGNIPKDLNISHMNMATGVSSSLVYRLVSKAGDNPLLRVMSNTGEIFTTSNRIDREKLCPGPSNEDSECSFEIEVVILPNDFFRLIKIKIIVKDMNDNAPMFPSPVINISIPENTLINSRFAVPSATDPDTGPNSVHKYELVNGQSSFGLDIVETPEGEKWPQLVVQQNLDRELKDTYVMKIKVEDGGHPQKSSTAILQVTVTDVNDNKPVFKESQMEVHIPESSPVGTSVVQLQATDADVGSNAEIKYMFGTQVSPGTRRLFALNATTGLITVQRPLDREETAIHKLSVLASDGSSSPARATVTINVTDVNDNAPNIDLRYIISPTNGTVMLSEKDPINTKIALITVSDKDTDVNGKVICFIEKDVPFHLKAVYDNQYLLETSALLDYEGTKEYIFKIVASDSGKPSLNQTALVRVKLEDENDNPPVFSQPVIELAVMENNQRDLFLTTISATDDDSGRNAEIVYQLGPNASFFDLDRKTGVLTASRVFDREEQERFLFTVTARDNGTRALQSQAAVIVTILDENDNSPKFTHNHFQFFVSENLPKYSTVGVITVTDADAGENAVVSLSILNDNENFILDPFSGVIKSNVSFDREQQSSFTFDVRAVDNGRPPCSSAAKVTINVIDVNDNPPVVIYPPSNTSFKLVPLFSIPGSVVAEVFAVDGDTGMNAELKYTIVSGNNRGLFRIDPVTGNITLEEKPTVADIGLHRLVVNISDLGYPKSLHTLVLVFLYVNDTVGNSSYIYDLIRRTMETPLDRNIGDSSETYQSVDNLRTIIAIVTGAMVVIVVIFITVLVRCRHVSQFKTAQRKKQGTEWMSPNQEAKQNKKKKRKKRKSPKSSLLNFVTIEETKHDDPAHEPINGTISLPAELEDPGIGRFDWNATPTSTFKPSSPDLARHYKSASPQSAFHLKADTPVSAKKHHAIQELPLDNTFVGGCDTLSKRSSTSSDHFSASECSSQGGFKTKGSSLHTRQGTLTRARTELNPDYLDLRSRTDLNPEYWTPCTPLSQRRVTFHLPDGSQESCSDSGLGEPEGGGSLLPHPLPLVQPQEDFYEQASPDKRTEADGNSDPNSDGPLGPRGLVEATEMCTQECLVLGHSDHCWMPAGLGTFSPKSPVSPYGGQKEWAKDKLLNGHTLSRGWRAERAAPEQFADRKTFTSEGHFVGGAGGHMADIPLASLKSYHASSGPDSPKEQQL